The genomic window TTTACAGATACAATCTTTAAGTTTCCTATGCCTACATCTTGTGTTGTGTCTTCTTGAACAATCATCATTGGCATCTTACACACACTTGATTAAAATATAGGTTTAGTGACTTAattgaaaatactgaaataaatagTTTGAAATATTGAGTTACTTTAGCTTCCAAGAGATTAACACATACGTATTTTTatgctgaatattttatttcaggaGTCGCCTAAAGAAAGACTACGATGATTTTAGAAGACAGCCTGATCATGATAAATTTGCTAGAGAACTGTGGACTAGTGAAGAAGGTGAAGGAGATCCTGGAAGAGAAACCCCTAAAGTAGAAATCAGTAGCAAGTCTGTAGACACCACAGAACCTctagatatcctggagaaggatcATTTTGATTTAGGTGGGCATTCAAACTTTCTTTACATCAACACTACAAGCACAAAGAGAAATTTTAGTATCTTTTGTGGAGATAGAAGATAGTCTGGTTAATGAGGTTTATTGATTGGGGAAATCTATTATGTTTGAAGCTGTGCTAATGTCTTATTAAAGGTTCTTTGGAGTCATTATTACTGTTCTAGGAGTTTCTAGAACCAGTACCTGACTCCAAACTATAGGCAAGTTATTGCTCAGTACAGACCACACATCATTAATATACAATCCCTTTGAAATAGGTGTATcctcttctttttattgttgttatttttgaaaCACTATATGTGATGTTGCTTAAATGGAACTTGGCAAGTCCCTAATAATTgtgaagtgttttttgtttttattttttatgttgatgACCTAATGTGACTAGAGTGGACACCTCATTCTTATAAGGAGGCTGGATAAGATTATCTTTAATTCCTTTCAATTTGTCAGATTATATTATTCTGTAAATCCAGTTAAATAACTTTCCTTAGTTATCTGATAGGTATGAAAATTTGTGCTTAGAAATGTATTAACCTATTACATTTCATGTCTTTGGTGAATTGAAAAGGTGTAACTTCTCATCAGCCCAATTTGACCAGATATGAACATAAATTTTTTACTGTAGGAATAATTGAACAGCAGAAAAAAACtgaatgttttttattctttacagtctctctctaaaaaaaagaaaatagggagAAACGTCTCTCTTTGATATGAAGATTTCTCTGTCTAGAAGGAGAAAAGTAGACTAGTAGAGTACTAGTCTACTGTAAATTCTGAGCCCTAATTGCTGGCTTGAGTATCTCAAGCTGTAAAGTCCTTTTACACTTGTATTGGCAGCAGAATCTGACCAAACATAATTTTCTCATTAATAATATGTTGTTCTTGGGAATGGTTACAGTATGAGGATAACCATGTCAATGGTCTCCTTACCTTAATTTCCATCAGTGGTACTGAGACTTGAATCGCACTACAGTTTTTTTAATAAATCGCTGGATCAAAGATTGACTTTCTTTGTTTATAATTGATCTTATCATTGCTATTCAGTTGTtgttttatataaacaaaatgcttgtttttatcattttcagaTGATATGAAATTGTCAGAAATAGATTTTCCTATGGCCAGAAGTAAGTTGTTGAAAAAGGAATTGCCTTCTAAAGATGTACTGAAGACACTGCCTAAAACACTTAAACGACAGTCCAAGCAAATTAGTTACCTGGATGATAGCACAAAAGAGCTTTCCCCAAGGAAGAAAGCAAAGTTAAGCACAAATGAGACAGTGGTTGAGAATGCAGAAGGTGATGTGCAGATGGACTGTTTGAATGAATCAAAGCATACAGAGCCACTGTGTCCAGAGTCGTTTGCCTCATTGGATTCAACACCAGTGTCTACTCTCCAGAAAGGGACCAAACCTATTCAGGCCTTGCTTGCAAAGAATATTGGGAACAAAGTGACCTTAACAAATCAACTGCCCCCTTCCACAGGTAGAAGTGCCCCTGCTGTGGAAAAGCCAGTTATATCTCCTCCAGAAGCAAGCCCCATAAAGCCAGCATTGACCTGCCACACCAGTACAAAAGGTCCTTTACAGATGGTATACAAAATGCCCTGTGGTCAGTGGTTGCCCTTAGATCTTCATAACAGCTCTGTAAAGATTCAGATGCAACCTATGCTAGATCCTAAATCAGGAGAAAAAATTATGCAACAGGTTCTCATTCTGCCTAAGAATTTTGTGATTCAGCACAAGGAAGGGAAAGCAGTTGCAAAAGAAATACCACCACTTCAACAAAAAGGTACAGAACAACATGGTTCATCTTTCCCACAGACAGCAAATGTAAACTCTTCTTTACCATCAGTTCTTGTCAACCCAACAGGAACTGTTTCTACCCAACTACCTAATACAGCTTTCAACAAGACAGTTACCCCTTTGTCAAATGTGAGTAGTGCTAGACCACAGTCTTTGACATCTGTAACCTCCATAAGTAATTTGTTAGCACCACCAGTTAAGACTAGCCAGAGTGAGGCAGGAAAATTCAAGAACACAGTTTCAGCCACCGCGTTCCCACAGCCCATTGCTTCACCCACCATTTCCTCAACAGTTCAGCCTCAGTTATCAGCAACAACACTAAATGGATCTACAAATTCCAGTAGTTCCCTCAACTGTTTTGCACAACAGACTGCTGATTCTTCTGAAGCAAAGCAAGAACTGAAAACTGTGTGTATAAGAGATTCACAGTCAATTCTTGTTAGGACACGAGGTGGAAACACTGGAGTTGTAAAAGTACAGACCAATCCAGATCAGAATTCACCCAACAGTTTATCTTCAAGTTCAGTTTTCACTATTGCTCCTCAGCTTCAGGCATTTCTGGTACCAAAATCAACAGCTTCATCATCATCTGCTTTTTCGTCAGTAGCTGGAACAACTGCTACATCTAGTCTCCCATCTTTTGGCCAAGCACTTACTTCTGTTTCCATTCCAGCTGGCTTTAATCCATCCACAGGCAAAAATCTTAAATTTACATTAAGCCAACCTTCCTGCAGTGGTAATTTGGGCCATATGATAGATAAAACTTCACCCATGCCCTCCTCTCCCTTAAAGTCCTCTGTTTCTTCTAGCCCTCTATTATCAACAGCAAATAGTTCGGTAAGTGTAATTAACGTATCAACAGGAAATTGTGGACAAACCAGTTCAAATGTTATTCGTACACCAGCTAAACATCAACAAGTAGATTATGTCACAAAAAGTTACCCTGTTACAAGATCAGAAGCAACAGCAAATGGAGATACTATCAGTGGGACTCCAGTGCAGAAACTTATGCTGGTGTCAGCTCCATCTGTTCTTTCTTCTGGCAGTGGAACTTCGATTAATGTGGCACCTGCACCAACATCTCCAGGTGTTTCTGCCCAGAAATTAGTTTTTATAAATGCTGCAATTCCCAGTGGCACTTCAACCCCAACTATTGTAGCAGAACCATTAAAACAAGCTCTTCCTTCTCCATTGAGTAAAACATATGTTAAGCCTCCAGAGCAGCCCCAGATAGTACTAATTCCATCTACAGTGGGaacaccaataaaaataaattcatcgCCAACTGTGTCTCAGATAAAAGATGTGAAAATTGGGCTAAACATAGGCCAAGCAATTGTTAATACTTCAGGCAGTGTGCCAGCTCTACCGTCAATTAACATATTGCAAAATGTAAcctcaaaaggagaagagaaaagtaGCAAGGGCTATGTTTTACCATTGTCAACAAGTGGCAGTTCAATTCCAGTAAGCTCAAATTTTATGAGTCAAAATATTACTCCTGTTAATGAATCAGTGGTTTCTGCTTCAAGAACAGTAAACATGTTTTCAGGAACAGGAGCAAATGTATCTTTGGGTTCTGTTTCAGTGACCTCAACCCCTGCCTCAGTTGGGACACGACCTCCTGTTTTAGTCAGTGGAAATGATACCTCTTCAAGAATTATGCCTAGTTTGTCAAACAGACTTTGCACATCAAATCTCGGAAACACTGTGGCTATATCAACTGTGAAAACAGGACATCTTGCATCATCTGTTCTGATTTCAGCTACACAACCAACAGTGTCTCCGAAATGTCTAACATCAGCTTTGCAAATCCCTGTTACTGTTGCCTTGCCTACACCTGTGACTATATCCCCTAAAATAATCAATACAGTTGCACAAGCAGCAACAGTTCCAGGAACTACACGTTCTGTATCTCTTTCTAAAAGACAATCTCGGACTTCGGTCCAGTTTCAGTCACCGGGGGTTTCAACTACAGTGCCAacaaatataaacacaaataaaCCTCAAACTGAATTGCCATCCCTTTCACCAAATCCAggtaaaataattaacatttccAATTTTGCTTCTCTGCCAAACCAGCAAATGTCCCCTGCTTTCTTAAAATCGATCCCTAGTTACAGTTCTACTCCAGGTGTCACTGCCATTCACACTGCTACAGCACCATCAAATGTAACTAGTCTAATAGGGAGTCAGTTCAGTGAACCTTGTATTCAGCAAAAAATAGTCATCAACACCAGTACACCTTTGGCACCTGGTACTCAGATCATGATTAATGGAGCCCGGTTTATAGTTCCACCACAAGGTCTTGGAGCAGGCAGCCATGTTCTTCTTATATCTACTAATCCAAAATATGGACCTCCCTTAGTTGTTAATAGTGGCCAAGGTGCTCAGCCTACGCCAGTAGATAACCTGGCCCAGAAGATCACACTAGCATCAAATAATTCTTTAAGTGGGCAACCTGTAAAACATTGTCTAAAAAGCTCTACAAAAATTGTAAACTCTCTTGGGAATGCAAGTTCTCTATCCACAATACCTGCAGCACCACAAATCATAAACCCAACTGCTAAAGTTTCTGTTCCACCTCCTGTACCAACAGTGTCACTGACTTCAGTAATTAAGTCTCCTCCAGCAACTCTTTTGGCTAAGAcatctttggtttctgccatttgtTCTAGTAATCCTCCACTGCCAAGTAACACTTCAGTATTTCATTTGGACACGTCAGTCAAAAAATTACTGGTCAGCCCAGAAGGAGCCATTTTGAATACCATAAATACTCCAGCATCTAAGGTTTCTTCAGTCTCTCCATCACTCTCTCAAATTGTATCTGCCAGTCGAAATCCTGCCTCTGTCTTCCCTGCTTTTCAGTCATCTGGCTTAGAGAAGCCTGACACAGCTGCATCTTGAATTTAGACTAAACGAGCCAGGTTTTAAATAATGGGGCATTGTTTTGACTCCCATAAAAATTTTAACTGTTTATTATACTGTTGAAAACATACTATacatagtttgtgtgtgtgttaatgtatCTTTTCATTAGCTTGCAACAAGGCTTTGATTTTCTTGGGGAGGAAAAAATCTGTTCCGTTTCACTCATTGATGTGAGTATGTTTTCAAaggttatttgtttaaaatagacAGGATTTACCTGTCTATATGACATAAATTGAACAGTCAAGTTTGACTAGTTTGGAATAAGCTAGGGTTTTGCACACCTGCATCGACATGTTTCTTCTTGAATTTGGACTGTTGCAGCGTGTATCTCTGATACAATATTCTGTGTCTTTAGTGgaataatatttttgtttctgtaaaaaaatatatatatatatttatgcattgtGAAAATGCAGTCCATTGTGTAAAATTGTACATATCCCTAAATCCTTAACAACCTGTACTAAACTATATGTACAAAGAACTATGCTgtcttatttatgttttgtttacaTAATGTAtagttttttaagtattttagtaATTTTGGACCAGTGAACTGTTAGCATCAATGCAGAAGAATCTGCATGTAATAAACTGAGTTGCTGTATTTCCTTGTTTGAATACCATTTTTGAAGTGCGTTCTTGTTCTGTTGAAAGATAACGTGATATAAAATGAGGACAGATATTTACAAAAAGGAATTTTAAGCTAGGAAATTTTAACCACAAACAGCATTTTTACAAGGCTTTACAATTTACAAACTTTGTTTCCACATATCTCATTTGACTTTCACAGTTAATCTTGAAATTTTAAATGGTGTGTCCTAGGTCACTCAGCTAGTGGATggtatgtgctgtgctaagttgcttcaatcatgtccgactctttgcgaccccacggacttaaacctccaggctcctctgtccatggaattctccaggcagaaacactgagtgggttgtcatttccttcttcaagtggATGGTATATTCAGTATTTGAACCTAATGCTTTAAATCCTTTTTGCATAACTTTACATGACTTCTGCTTTAAAATTTCACTCTGGATttcattgttttaacttttttttcttaattcatcaCCAAATTCTACATTGATCAAAGTAAGTAATCTTAAGCCAAATatgttttttcaactttttaaataattttggatTCAGAAGAAGTTGCAATGATAGTATGAGAAGTTTCACGTACCCTTCACCTAATTTCCCCcgatacatttatttttacattgagGGGTTGGTTCATAGTGATTTtccaaaatgatatttaaaaacatgaattttttttagtttagaaTGATGAATGCAAGcaccttttcaaattatttatgaaTACTCCCTCCTTTTTTGCAGATTTTTCATTACAGAGCAGTTACTTAAATTTCATGGTAAAGCAGTGTTTATGGGTCAGCTTTCTCTTGGGTTTTAACGTTATGGTATTTCAGATTTGCCTTTACTTAAATAAAAGGTAGATTTTATACTTACTCAATGTTTGTATCCATTATCTTATTTGGGATAATGATTGCATACTTGTCCACATTCCATTTGTAGTGATATTATTAAACCTCATCACATGGAGTTAATAGTCCAAGGTTGAAGATGGTATGGAAGAGTAGGCCTGAAGACTTCTTTTGAAACTACACTGAAATTTATTAGTTATCAAAATGAAGAGGGCAGTGAGAATATTCCTGGAAAGTTGTTAAAGTCTTTCAAAAGCCTGTATTCATACTCTAAGGCAGTAACTTTGCTAATCATGTCTATGTTGTACTCTAGTCACCTTCCCCATTTCCTTGTCAGTTTAGAAACAGTGGTTGGATTTCAGGGAGAAGTGGGTGATATTTGAATACACTGCATTGATTTACCTACTcaactttttaaatctttaaaacagTTCATCTTTTGTCTGAGAAGAATTCTCTAGATCACTTCCAGAAACTACTTAGTTACTTATGACTCACTTTATTCCCAGTGAAGGCTCTCACTTATTAACCACTAATTCTTTTCTAACTCCTAAATCAAAATCCTAATATGACTATCAAAGCTCTGTGTGGTATGGTGAACCTTAAAGTCCCTCCTCCCTACTATCTTCAGTCTGTGCCTGCTTCACTCTCCAGCTTAATTTTAATTAACCCTCCTTGCTTTCTGTACTGTAGTTTTCTTTCAGTTCCTAGAAAGTTTAAGACTTCACGGTCTTCCCAGATGTTCTCTTTGACTTAATGTTTCATTATATATGCTCTTATTATGTATTACATAACTCTATCTCCTTATGCCAGCCAGCATCATGTTATTGCAGTCACTCAGATTGAGGTCATAGAGTGAGAAGTACATGGAACTCCTTCAAAGCtgtaataaaattatttgtacGCAATTATTTACAGCCTGTCttccttaaaaagagagagagacctcATTAGTCTTCATCATTGTCACCCCAGCaattggcacacagtaggtattcaatatgcatttgttgaatgaatgaggaatCTAGTTAGCTTATATTATTTAAGGtctagtttactttttaaaaagtaatacccCATTTTTACTAGAAATGTGACTAAATTAATGGATTTATATAATCAAAAAGtcaaattctttttcctctgcctccAGTTTCGTAAGTCACATGGATTTCTGGGATCTTGGCCAGAGAGTGCAAAGTCAAATTCCCCAGTTCTTTGTGTTCAGGGTTATCATTTAGTAGTCTTTAAAGGTCATCCATTGAAGTGTCCatgtaaaggaagaaaaatcgCCACAATGCTACCTGCAGGACTTCATGATCCTAGAAGGGTATGTTTCCACATTTAGTATAGAATTAATAAGCCATTTGGATGTCAGTATTCAGTATCACTTTAAATGCTAAGTTAAAACATGCTGAAATAACATTCCTTTCTCTCATGTATTTAGCTCTTTTCTCTCATTCCTTATGACTTTTCCTACCAAAaaattttcctttgtgatttagtatatatataaaatactaagtGGCTGTTTAGatctctgttttcattccaaggCTCTAATTTTATTGGTGTATTTAATATGTAATTGACATCAATAGTTTTATGATCAAAGCAGTGATGGCTATAATATACgctaagataaatgaaaatgtttacaatCTAGTTTGTCATTGACTTAGAGCGAATCAAGATATAGTTAATATTAAAAGCTTGAGAAGGTGGCAGGATCTGAAAGTGATCTAAAAAATATGGGGAGTttagttattaaaaattatactgtACTATAATACAGAAATGATATACAACTTACCTTCATTCCAGAAGTTGTTTTGCCATCACTTGAACCTGAAGCCTCATTATTGCTATTAGGCTGTCATCTGCCCCAGgtatttttcctcattttgtcAGAAAGCATTTATATCTACCATGGTGCTTGATGCTTGGCTGTTTACTAACAAGAAAGCTGAAGGGCATGGTATGGTTCAGGTTCTTATAGTTTAACTTGGAGACAGACTCTGAAAATCTATAATTAAATctatagttaaaaataatatatgaagtGCTAGAGAGCCGAAACTATGTGTTTTCTTACGTATAATATCATTGTTTTGATGGGGGTGGTAAGTCTTCATTGaggcatgcaggctcttagttgcagcgtacaggatctcgttccctgaccagggattgaacccaggtcctctgtaTTGGGAACACtgagtcttaactattggaccactagggaagtccctttaatATCATTCTTAATATATATAGTTATCAACATAAACTGAAGGCATAACTTTCAATGTAAAGTCAAATCTGAAGAGTTGTATAAACTCATTCTACACATTTATTGAGAACCATATAATACAAAAGAGGCTGTAGTAACAACATAGATAAATTTCCATCCCTGTCccacaaaaagcaaaagaatataaCAAGTTAAAAGTAAATGTCAGAGGAATAAAGAACTAAGAGTTTAGTAGGGAGCTGCCAGAGGTTTTATACACAAGGTGGTTGTATTGAGATAAAAGAGTATGTTTAGAATTCAGCCTGCAGAGACTCAAGTCACAGAAAATCACAAGGAAGTTAACAACactactgtatatttgaaagtgggtaagagagtagatctgaaaagttctcaccacaagaaGAAGAAACCGTAACTGTGTAGTGAATGTTAACTTGATGTGGTTATATGTTAATtgtacctcaatttttaaaaaggaaaagcgCAAACAACAGGGAACAGAACCTTTGGGTTTGAATAGAATAATATGGGTTAAGAGGATTAATGAAGAAGGATTAAAAATTAACTTGTGTGAAAGAGGACTGAAAAATACGCTGAAAGTAGTTAGGAAGCTAAGGAAGCTTTGAAAGCAAAAGTAACGTGAGTGAAGATAATTAAATTACAATTCATGATTGCTTGAGAATTAGGTGAGATAATGCCTGCCACATAGTAAATgttaataaatttggaaaactcggcagcggccacaggactggaaaagttcagctttcattccaatccctaagagaggcaatgtcaaagaatgttctaactaccgcacaattggactcatcttcacacgccagcaaagtaatgctaaaaattctccaagttaggttCCAATAGTACgtgaacatgaacttccagatgttcaagctgtttgagaaaaggcagaggaaccagagatcaaattgccaacatccgttggatcattgaaaaagcaagagttccagaaaaacatctacttctgctttattgactatgccaaagactttgtggataaaaaaaaaaaaaaaaaaaactgtggaaaattcttaaagggaattGGGGAATTCAAGATGGAAattgggaattccagaccaccttacctgggaTTACGAGGTATTCCCAGGGGAATACCAgcctaccttacctgcctcctgagaaatctatgcgggtcaagaagcaacagttagaattggacatggaacagcagactggttccaaattgggaaaggagtacatcaaggctgtatattgtcaccctgcttatttaacttacatgcagagtacatcattgcgaaatgccggactggatgaagctcaagctggaatcaagattgcagggagaaatattaataacctcagatacacagataaccactcttttggcagaaagcaaagaactaaagagtctcgaaagtgaaagagaatgaaaaacttggcttaaaactcaacattcaaaaaaactaagatcatggcatctgttcccatcacttcatggcaagtagatggggaaacaatgacagactttattttcttgggctccaaaatcactgcagatgatgactgcagccatgaaattaaaagacacttgctccttggaagaaaagctatgaccaacctagacagcatattaaaaggcagagatgttactttgccaacaaaagtccatatagtcaaagctgtgatttttctagtagtcgtgtggatgtgagagttggactcaaaagaaagctgagtgccgaagaattcatgctttttttttttttttttttagaattttattttatttttaaactttacataattgtattaattttgccaaatatcaaaatgaatccgccacaggtatacatgtgttccccatcctgaaccctcctcccccctccctccccacaccatccctctgggttgtcccagtgcgctagccccaagcatccagtatcgtgcattgaacctggactggcaactcgtttcttacatgatattttacatgtttcaatgtcgttctcccaaatcttcccaccctctccctctcccacagagtccataagactattctgtacatcagtgtctcttttgctgtctcgtacaccgggttattgttaccatctttctaaattccatatatatgagttagtatactgtattgatgtttttccttctggtttacttcactctgtataaagtgtggtgttgaagaagacttgagagtcctttggactgcaagaagatcaagccagtcagtcctaaaggaaatcagtcctaaatattcattgaaaggactgatgctgaagctgaaactccaatactttggccacctgatgcaaagaactgactcattggaaaagaccctgctgcttggaaagattgaaggcaggagaaggagatggcagaggaggagatggttggatggcatcatggactctacagacataagtttgagcaagctccaggagttggtgatagacagggaagcctggcatgctgcagtccatggggtcgcaaagagtcagacacggctgagggaCAGCTGAGACACAGGAAGACCAATTGACTACTAGGTGAGTTGACCAGATGATGTGAGGACCTGATACCTCCCAGTAATGGTATCAAAAGAGAGGTGAGGTTAAAAAGACATGGGAACTGTTCAGGGTGAGAGCTTAACCCTCCATCTTCCTTGGGGACCTGATGATTCAGAATCTCCTGATACTCTTCTACCTCTGTCCAGGGATACATGTGGAACAGTGTGGGAAACTTAGGAAAAGCTGGATTTAAACTGCTCCAgccaattttttgttttgattattttatcttcttaGCTCAGTAACTGCCAgacaactttctttctttttttttttttttaactttttattttgtattgagttaTAACCGATTAACAATGtcgtaatagtttcaggtgaacagcaaagccATACAGAGCcgtatgtatccattctcccccaacaccctcccatccaggccccacataacagtgagcagagttccattatatgtggaatctaaaatgatacaaatgaacttacaaaataggaagagactcacagacttagagaacgaacttatggttgctggtgGGAGGGTTGGAGAGGGAAGGATAGTTGG from Bos indicus x Bos taurus breed Angus x Brahman F1 hybrid chromosome 8, Bos_hybrid_MaternalHap_v2.0, whole genome shotgun sequence includes these protein-coding regions:
- the KIAA2026 gene encoding uncharacterized protein KIAA2026 homolog isoform X1, translated to MSVPGKPGEMKPAGEEERPPPAAEEEDDDELVAAAPALRPARRSASLREDADDDEEEEEMVVGGGGCKEQELTYELQQGYRILGEFLQEKHRGLTAPFLQPLGGVATREEEAAEGPRGGGRGSRALPQQPGQGMCLLKMEEKFASGQYGGITEFVADFRLMLETCYRQHGVDHWISKQGQKLEMMLEQKLALLSRHLREKTTIAVTSRGYYGLEDEKGTACTSTRRRSTPRSLAGLTSGVFESVMVQVLRQEEQLRAKEEKRLREQERKEAEEASQKEIEEWERKLLAQAAPTCMETMWEIPAIGHFLCLAQQILNLPEIVFYELERCLLMPQCNAFLSKIMTSLLSPPHRRPTLHRRPTLPYRTWEAALRQKVQQWYTAVGQTENPDNCAEKLGLCPQFFKVLGEVNPLEEKPFHELPFYQKVWILKGLCDFVYETQKEVQDAVLGQPIHECREVILGYDYLENAYVHFPQFCGADVRIYKQRPFQAPEFPIPPIKIQRVPRIKLEKLKCDYVSASNGEHRCSREGLPSAFRKEQEINFDPTCCPAKMNLDNHDISVETEVNSNCEIRIRRPCEMNITDCCKENLEKPGSPGEVTSFGEPLSPGEIRFIENQEKYGEASRVKPEPSPLKENALKSCQIHVNGSHSDHPDINCHKVVRDILLEQSLQSHKKLKLTKMRAKKKKKKKKKLKDILNENLQRKRESLHSLAFKSYKPEIQNKLLIIKKKAKHKKHKSGKKSISKKAITKKRKTVTKSPTVPEFQLICTNLDELRELITKIENELKDLENNRKKSGKWYHRRQAVKELHSTLIRLLNELLPWEPKLMKAFQRNRSRLKKDYDDFRRQPDHDKFARELWTSEEGEGDPGRETPKVEISSKSVDTTEPLDILEKDHFDLDDMKLSEIDFPMARSKLLKKELPSKDVLKTLPKTLKRQSKQISYLDDSTKELSPRKKAKLSTNETVVENAEGDVQMDCLNESKHTEPLCPESFASLDSTPVSTLQKGTKPIQALLAKNIGNKVTLTNQLPPSTGRSAPAVEKPVISPPEASPIKPALTCHTSTKGPLQMVYKMPCGQWLPLDLHNSSVKIQMQPMLDPKSGEKIMQQVLILPKNFVIQHKEGKAVAKEIPPLQQKGTEQHGSSFPQTANVNSSLPSVLVNPTGTVSTQLPNTAFNKTVTPLSNVSSARPQSLTSVTSISNLLAPPVKTSQSEAGKFKNTVSATAFPQPIASPTISSTVQPQLSATTLNGSTNSSSSLNCFAQQTADSSEAKQELKTVCIRDSQSILVRTRGGNTGVVKVQTNPDQNSPNSLSSSSVFTIAPQLQAFLVPKSTASSSSAFSSVAGTTATSSLPSFGQALTSVSIPAGFNPSTGKNLKFTLSQPSCSGNLGHMIDKTSPMPSSPLKSSVSSSPLLSTANSSVSVINVSTGNCGQTSSNVIRTPAKHQQVDYVTKSYPVTRSEATANGDTISGTPVQKLMLVSAPSVLSSGSGTSINVAPAPTSPGVSAQKLVFINAAIPSGTSTPTIVAEPLKQALPSPLSKTYVKPPEQPQIVLIPSTVGTPIKINSSPTVSQIKDVKIGLNIGQAIVNTSGSVPALPSINILQNVTSKGEEKSSKGYVLPLSTSGSSIPVSSNFMSQNITPVNESVVSASRTVNMFSGTGANVSLGSVSVTSTPASVGTRPPVLVSGNDTSSRIMPSLSNRLCTSNLGNTVAISTVKTGHLASSVLISATQPTVSPKCLTSALQIPVTVALPTPVTISPKIINTVAQAATVPGTTRSVSLSKRQSRTSVQFQSPGVSTTVPTNINTNKPQTELPSLSPNPGKIINISNFASLPNQQMSPAFLKSIPSYSSTPGVTAIHTATAPSNVTSLIGSQFSEPCIQQKIVINTSTPLAPGTQIMINGARFIVPPQGLGAGSHVLLISTNPKYGPPLVVNSGQGAQPTPVDNLAQKITLASNNSLSGQPVKHCLKSSTKIVNSLGNASSLSTIPAAPQIINPTAKVSVPPPVPTVSLTSVIKSPPATLLAKTSLVSAICSSNPPLPSNTSVFHLDTSVKKLLVSPEGAILNTINTPASKVSSVSPSLSQIVSASRNPASVFPAFQSSGLEKPDTAAS